In Micropterus dolomieu isolate WLL.071019.BEF.003 ecotype Adirondacks linkage group LG01, ASM2129224v1, whole genome shotgun sequence, the sequence CGGTCAAGTTAATGAGCTTCAGAAAGCTCATCGAAACAACTTTTCAGTCGTGAACATAAAGATGGATCCATGTGGTCCATACCTTTCAACACtgggatttaaaaaataagggAGTCCTTGCGttactgttcttcttcttcttcttcttttattggACAGTACCGTTTCAGCAGTGACTTCGTATCACTACATGTTACAGCTAATGTTCTTCATGTGTAGCAAACATATCAAATATGCCCAGCGGGTTCTtcgttttattttttagaaaggtaaaaaaaaaaaacagaggagaTTAATGGGGGAAAAACAGGAGGGTTGACAGGAACTTTATGTCCATCTGGTCCAAGCAAGtaaaacacagtgaaaaaagTTGAATTATGTTTTGATTTGATCCTGAAGAAGAAATTTTTTAATTTACTACAGtacatattcatatttattctCAGTCGAATCAGTGATAAAGTTAAGGATTTTGATATGACACACGTTTCCTTAATTACTTTaatgattaaaatttaaaaacaaatgttttcaattgTAGCTACTGTACAgcctgattatttttttttatcaattaagATTCATTTATTGATGAATTTGTTGCTTGTGAAGATTTTCTTGCTTGATTAAAGTTCGTCTTGTCGTCTGCAAACTTTTGATTCTGCAcctattgttgttgttgaggaCTCCGTTTAGTGAATTTTATTCGGTGTGTGTTTCAGGAGCGTCTGGAGTCTCTGGTGTTCGGCCTGCTGCGGCAGAGGAAGCTGGACTTTCTGGATATCTACAGCGATGAGATGATTGCTGCTGCTAAGGCCATCGTCAGCCAGGTACGACTCCTGACACTGGCTGTGTAAACAACTCAAATACGAGTACAACTCTCATTTGTCTtatttgtgtgacattttaaaaccattttagTTATTGTAAAAAcgtttgtgtttgcagtgtgtggcAGAAAGTGTTTTGCACATAGAAGAAATCGACACTGAAGTCGTCACTAAGTAAGTAGAAAATGTAACTCGCATGATTTGGAGGACTGTTGATCTATCGAACCGTTCTGTGGTGTTATATCATCATGGACTTTGTTACAAATCGCTGGATTACCCAAAACAGACATTATAGCCTggtttttatttgcttcattCACTGAACTCTCACAGATTTCTTTCTTAGCAGAGAGGTGAACTTGGCTACtatcaaagtgtttatttaaaccagtaTGAATATAAAAGTTAGGCTGTGGAAAGACAGATAAATAATGAATCATTCATTTTGTCCAGGCCAACCTCATGTACAAACACGGAGACAGAAACAACAGTAGAAAGGTTGAAAGCCAGTTATTTAAACTCAAAGCCAGTCATTTTTATGGAAAAcctttttgattcttttgatcgatGGACCAAAGGAATATAAATTATCGAAGAATCGAGACATATTCCAACATACAGGCCTCTTCAAAAGTCGGGAGTTAGCGTTTTTTCCCCCGTCTCTCTTGTTTACCATATCATACCAGTAAAACTGGATAAATTATACTTTGGTGCTCACTGGTTCCGAAAAACGAACTAAACGATTGAATTGTgaagaatctaactgatctaacgatgtgtagcatgtttgtattaacaaaagtttaaacatttatatttgtatgtgtgatcTAAGCAATTCACACAGGAGACCGGGTGGCCTTTAAGaagttttatacatccaaataACGTCTATAAAACACAGAACATGCTTCTAATTGACACCTGCATCTATTGTTCAAAATGTGTAGCCACATCAGGCCAGTAAACAGGGCAGGTGTCTAATTGGGAACTGAagatttacagtatatgtgatATTGTGGTCCTAAAATTATAATTGCATGTATTTACCTGTATAACCCTCTTCTAATTTTGACTGTaaacaagctgtgtgtgtgtgtctgtctgtctatatatatattatagatagatggatatagatatatatatattattattttaaactttgaTAAGTCTTTTTATGTGACATTACTTTATGATTTGCATggcaaattacattaaaaatccGTCCAGGGACATGAATCAAAGTACATTAGATATAACAAATACTAGCAgagaacagttttttttctatcAAAGCAAAGTGAAACACCTCAAAGAACATGTGCATAAGTAATGAGCAGGATGTTTTTAACATTATGTACACTGTGTGTCTCCAGGCTGGCTGACCAGATGCGTGTGATGATGTTCCCTCAGTGGTTTGAGctgctgaaaaatgtttttgagagtttcctcctcttcctgcagAGGATCAAGGTGAGTCGAAACTCTACAGAAAATAATGAGACCTGATGGCCTCGTTCAGTTAGTGTTTAGAAGATGGTTCATTATTTTGAGCATGAAAGTTCATTTTACAGAACATGTTTCATCACGCGCTCATTCCCTCTTCTCCGTCTGTCAGGCCACTCTGATTGTGATCAAAAACGTGGTTCAGGAGATTCTGGCCTCGAGCCAGAAGAACCGGCTCCTGGAGGAGGCCCGTTTGGGGGCTTCAGGCCAGGAGGCTTTCCACGGCCCGTCGCCCCTGCAGGGGGAGGCCGAGCTGGCCTACCTCACCCACGAGGGTTTGTTCATCAGTGACGCTCTGAACGAGGCCCAGCAGCCGCAGCAGGCGGTGGTCCTGGATCAGAGCTCTGCGGCGGCCTCCAGGGTACAGCAGAGCCGGGCGGAGGCTGCCGGCAGCAACCCTGGGACCACAGAGTCCTCTTTCTGCAGGGAGCAGGGCTTCACGTAAGGTTTCTTTCTTATTTGTACCTCAACCGTGACTTTGATGGGTTGTTTTTTGGGGGAATAACAGACAGCTTGGGCGTTGGGGGGGTCTGTCTTAGTGgggtttattttctatttccagtagcttatttctattttttacaattttaattctacttcattctaCTTAATTTCCACCGTGGTAGCTAACAAATGACATCTGCAATGGTGTgatcactgttgctttacctcgTCCGTACTTCACATCCACTTTAATATATCTTTGGGGGGGCGGCCTGTCTATATGTTGGAAACCTGAATAAAACAAGTAACTGTGATGTTGGGAGGAAAGAGATGTTTGACAAACAAGTTTGAggaatcagtttttttttttttacttgatgATAACATATCAGCTACGTTTTGATGGTTTATAATAGATTAGAATTAGTCTTTTAAAAGATGCACTTTGAGACTATCTGTGGTTCAGTGGAAAAACTGTTCATCACTGCAATACGTGCGCAAAACTTGGGTTTTTATCTAACCTTTCAACGTTTCAATGTTGACAGCCCTAGATTTAATCTTTGGTATGAGCCCAAAAGTGATAAAGACTTTCAATAGCACAGTTTAAAACAGCGTGTACTGAGTATTTCATCTTCTGTACCTGTGTAGGTAAATGTAAAGACGTGGTTATACTATACTCACACAGAGGATATTATACAAGTGtacaacaggaaaaaaagccACAAATACAAGACAGTACAACACAATTTAGATATTTGTATGACGagtttggtttcttttttgcataaaaaacaaacttgatcCTGTAACGCGAGGcagctttatttatagagcgcatctgaaacacagaggcagtttaaaagacttaaaaataattatcaacaaaatataaaatcagatttaaacattaaataacataCAATTAGAGCAGAAATATAGTTGAAGTGCAGTAATGAGGTTTAAATATTGCGATGGAGCGTGGTAGTTGTTGTTtggaaatgaaaatgattgATGTGTGCAGATGTGTCAGACAGAGACAGTGAGTGTATTTGTCCTCAGGTCCGGTGAGAACATGATGCCCACTGAGCTGGAGCTGAACCGCGTGATCAACAACATCCAGGAGCTGCTGCACTCGGCCTCCGACGTCAGCCACGACCGCTGCGTCAAAGTCCTCACAGCCAGAGCCAAGGTACAGCCCCCCCTCTCCGCTCACAGCAGCTGGTAATGTTACACTGTTATCCAGAATGCAACTGGTGGAGTGTGTTctttctgtttaatttaatttaaggcctaatgtgtttttaaagactCTGTAAACTCAGACGggaattttattttgttcagtcTTAATGTTTTATATCCCTGAAAAGCATCCGGgtccttttgttttatttgcttgtatgttgtttcgTCTACTTATAGCTCAACTAATCCTGCTACAGttattttattcattacagCAGGTAGGAAAAAGCTGGATTTCTAATAATAGTTATCGTTTGCAATTATGAAGGGATAGAAATGGTATTTTCTTATTTTGGAGTTGTTCCAAAGGTTGCATTTGTTCTCCAGAGAGTGTGCAGACACCCTGTGGAAACTTCATGTCAGTATACAGCTGCATCTCAGAAAATGATATtgtgaaaaagtattttttttctccttaatttaagtaaaaaactgaatctttcatatattctaggtTCATTATACATAACGTcaaatatttcaagcctttttttgttttaaatacagctcaaaatattagaataaagagtgtaaaatacagaaatgtcgaccttcTGAGaagttaaaatgttctgaataaGGTTAATTTATGCATCCAACTTTCTCTCTCGTGCTGGTGCTGACCAACAAGACTAGAGATGGGGATCAAGACCCGGTTCTAAAAGGACCTGGTTccaaatttctcaaaacccgaaaatcagtAAGGTCCGAGCTTATTGATACTGCTACAGAGACTAGCGGCTCCTGAAATGTAACGCTTTGTCTTGATAGACAAGAATCGTGTTAATTAAATCATATCGCTGGTGCACAGATATACATTTATTGTCTAATAAAAGTTTTTGAAATCAATTGAATTGCCTGCCAACCGCCATTAAATTAAAACGAGGAAGAATTTAATTACCTCACGTCCTCGCTCGCTTCATTTCTCATTTGGTCAGTTGGTTGTTTGGCTGAACGTGCAAAGCGGTCAAAGGCTTGACATTTCAATAGTGATATCGGTAACAACTCGGATCGTTAGGCAGTCTCAAATGGTATCATTatcaataaaattaacaatCCCCATCCCCGATCAAGACGTTTTCTTTCTAATTATTTCATAGCCCTAAACCAGACCTATAAGCATATTGATAGTAAATTCACAACTAGTTAACTATAGAAAATGCATCATTAATTCACAGTAACATCACATTATAAGGCAAATGTAAATTGTTTTCATATCCCATGATGCTTCAGTCCACAGAGTTTGTTTTATATCCGCAGAGGTTTGACTGAGAGAAATGTCTTTAAAGTGAGGTGAAGGTGAACTTTCTATCTGACCTCTTGGATCGTCTCTGTCTCCCAACAGGACGGCTCTCTGGAGCGTCTGAGCTCGGCCgagtttgtgtctctctctcaggctgTGGAGGGTTTcgtcagagacacagaggagctGTGCGGCAGGCGGAGCGTCTCCCTGAGGGGGGCGCTGCAGAGCCAGGCCAACCGCTTCGTCCACCGCTTCCACGAAGAGCGCAAGACCAAACTCAGGTTACCAGCAGCTCATTATGTAGCGCAGGAGTATGGACACCTCGGTGGTTTTCAGTTTTGCCCGTTGCTCTAGTACGCAACAGTCTGTGGGAACACTGAAGTCTGTTCGTCAGACAGGAAAGAAGCTCTGTTTTTATGAACTACTGTATTACTTGGTGATTCTGATTCGTTTCAACAATGAATAACCTTTTGTTACATGATGGTAATGGCACaaataataatcacaaaatcaGCTGTTTTCAACAAGCACGTCAGAgactaagtccctccccttccgtcGACCCACCATGGGAACTTAGTTCGGAAAAAATCTGTACAGGTAGTAAACAGCGGGAGACAACTAAtgttttgatcctgtttgatcTGGGGGGACTACATGTGAAAAGGTGCTGCAGCAGTTGAAGTCCTGGTTTAATTTGACCTTATAAACTGACCCAGAATCTGAAGCGTGACCCTCCATGAATGCAACGACGGTGTTGGTTGTGTGTCTTGATGATgatggttgttgttgttgttgttttgtgtagcCTCCTCCTGGATAATGAGCGCTGGAAGCAGGCCGAGGTTCCTGCTGAGTTTCAGGATCTGGTGAACTCCATCGCCGACGGAAGAATAACACTACCAGAACGCAAAATCCCAGGTACCCAAAAAACCCAACTGCAGTAAAAATAATTACTGGAATTTGCACACAGTTTGAATCAATCAATAAGGCTACTAAAACTAAAACAGCTCTGTCTTTGAAATATTCCAACTTTCTGCTACATTTTGTTTCGTACAATATCTTTATTACGcttaaaacataaacacagacacaaacagaaacaatacaCAAGAACTGAAAAGCATCTACAGtctcctccaaaagtattggaacggtgatgcaaattcctttgtttttgttgttccctgaagacatttggctttaagatcaaaagatgaggatgagacaagagttcagaatttcagctctcatttcctggtattcacatgtagatgtgttaaagaactcaggacataccaccctttgtttaaACCCACCCAACCAAAGGGTTGTTAGATATACCCTTTATTACTTTATCATCTACGGCTGAGAGAGTAACCCTTTTTAAACTGATAATGTTCATTACAAATGTCTGAGAACATGACTGCCACATGTTCTGATGGAAGCAAATCATTTCAattaggaaataaaataaacaatataagcTAAAATATTATAGGCTGTCTTTATAAAAATGTGAGGAGACTTCTCCGAACTCGAATCTATAACCTCAAGAATCATTCATGATTATTCTCAGAACAAGTGTTTGAAGACTTCAGTTAACATGTTCAGTTTCTGTGTGCAGGTTCAGAGGACAGGAAGCCTGCTGAGTTTCTGCTCGTCAACGGGCAAAAATACGCCGTCGTTGGGTATGTGCACTCCCTCATTGAAGGGTTAAACATTTCTGATGTAACACAGCACTTGAAGTAATCACACAGTTACTGTTAATATATTATTCAAGAGTACACACAGTGATTTGCAATCTGCATAACGAAGACACTGAGCTGTGagggtttgtgtttgtgacCGTCTGGTCTTTCTGCTTCTTCAGGACGGTTCTGCTGCTGATCCGGATCTTTCTGGAATACTGTCAGTGTGTCAACGACATCCCATCCATCTGCACCGACATGCTGACGCGTCTGTCGGACCTCCTCAAGGTCAGAACCGCCTCACTGATGAGCTGTGTTACTGAGAAGTGTTTCTCCAGGCGAACCCAAATTCTCcatgtttatattttccatTATACTCCATTTGTTGTTCTGAGAGGCTGAGAAATGTGACAGAAAGCGTTGACCTATATCAGTGTAAAATCTTTCTGTTTTGACTTTATTATATTGTTTGCCGAGTCATTTATTATTGCTTACTTTAATGTGAGCAAAAAGTAATTCAATATTAGTGAAGTCTCATTGATCACTGatgaaacatgtttaaaacGCACGTCCAGCAATTATGTGTTGTGACTAACCATTAACCTGAGCCAGTACCTGATTCCATCAAAATCTGCAGCTGTGAAAATCTTACATTAGTCGGAGATGACTGCGACTGACTTGGTAGTCtgtgagctgcaggcgactgcagAGGTGGAGTATAGAAACTGGACACATTCTACCAGCGAGAGTTTACTGTGAGCTTAGAGCAACAGCTGATCTCAGTCAAAAGGTGGTTCTATttttgaagttggaaaaaagcAGCGACTGCAGCCTTTTGTGCTGTAAATTTCTGGTATTACGTTACAAGATGcggacacagtggatatttgcACGGACCAGGggcagcagcagtgaacacacctTTGCAGATTTCATTCAGCGCCACGTTGGTTTCTACTGTTGTGATAGTCTTCATCATTACCGAGCCTCCTCAACATGTGAAAATGGAAAATCCAGatgagttctgtgtcttttctgcAACTTCATAAAACTACTGAAGGAGAAAGTTAGCGGCGCAGACACATACAGCGGGAGGCGGGGCCAGCGCGTCTGTTTTGCACGAGAGGCAGGAGGTGTTAGGTGTGTGGGGGGAAAAGCAAGGCGAGCATGTAGAGAGTAGAATAAAAAGggtgaaataaaacatgtaaccACACTTGCCCCCCGCCGCCGTTACACTGTCATCCAATGGGAAGCCCTGCAGCGTCATGCTGTTAGCGTTAAGTTTCAAAACTGTTCTTctgttgtgtttctgcagcACTTCAACTCTCGGAGTTGCCAGCTGGTTCTGGGAGCCGGAGCTCTGCAAGTTGTCGGCCTGAAGACCATCACTACCAAAAACCTCGGTACGACCAGCTGCACACACCAGTTTGATTTGTAAAGGAGCTTTTAATGCTTCAGTCTGTCTGAAAACGGAGACGATAGTTAAAAGCGTTGCCTCTGCTGCCAAATATTCAGACActatctctctgtgtgtgtagcattaGCTTCCCGCTGCCTGCAGCTGGTGGTTCACTACATTCCCATCATCAGAGCTCATTTTGAGACCAAGCTGCAGCCCAAACAGTACAGCGTCCTCAGACACTTTGACCACATCACCAAGGTAACACACAGCAATCACACAAACGTCCTCACATTTCTTCATTCTACGATCAAAACACTGGAAGCAGCTTTATTATGGGAAGAATTCTGACCCCAAGaatcaaaataattgttttgtaCTTTGAAGTATTTTGGTGAAAAGGTGTCGTTGGgactgtttgtttgcttttaagGACTACAATGATCACATATCGGAGATCTCTGCTAAGCTGGTGGCCATCATGGACAGTCTGTTTGAGAAGGTTTTATCAAAGGTGAGTTCAGGTTTTAAaggtttaagtttttttttttttagttaaactGCAGCGTTTAGGAGACATTTCTGTAAAGCTGGTGTTCTGCATCTTGTCTGTAAGCGTCATTACACTGATCCTTCATCCAGGTGTCACGTTTGATCACAGCTTTCCAACGGTCCTGGCGATCATATGGTGCAGACATCAACAGCGGCAGTTTAGAAGTAATCTACAGACGCACAGAAACAAACTGGAGTAAAATAAACTACCTTTCCAGTAGTCTGAAAGAGAACATGTTATGGAAGCTAAATAGTCGGTGCACGCTAAAACTGTGTTTGCATGCCGTGTCTCGCCTTAAggatgttgttttgttgttttctcagTATGAAGTGAAGGCGCCGATGCCCTCGGCCTGCTTCAGAAATGTCTGTAAGCAGATGGCGAAGATGCACGAAGCCATTTCTGAACTTTTACCTGAAGAAcagacacaggtgagacacaacGCACCTGCCTCTCCTTCTGTTATTAAAGAAATTTACTGTCCCGAGATGTGGTTTATTCAGGGCTGGCCCCTTGGTGAGACTTTATATTGGTCTGCTctaatttctgccttttctgcatcaatttatggtgtaaatgtgtttgtatatgtgaagggaaacacaaaatgcaggtgACAGTTCAAAATATAAGACTATAAtaaaatgcagtgcagctctcaggcattctgtgtttgctttcagatatgtttctcatttagatcaacttttctccttTTATAAAAtcacgttaacgcattaattaattaatgctgacaattattttatctcatgttaacacagtttttaaaaaattcttattattttgaaagtccgttgctcactggctctgaatacataCAGTCAGACCAGGAGTCACGGGGGGTTGATTACCTtgcaaatcagccacccaaacaagcagcggagggagtcTGCAACAGACTGCGCTGGATGCAGCAAAATTGAAatgaccttgtgtgtgtgtgtgtgtcttagcaACTGGCTTGAAGCAGAGGAGTAACAAAAAGTCGGAGGAATGCggtttattttgtcattgtgtAGCGAACTACTCAACCTGCATCCctgaaagtgttgtttttatttcttttttgacTCTCTAAAGGAAATCCATTACAAACATAGACTTCACAGACTAATAAGTCCCCTGCACAGTAAATCCCAGCTGTCGAATTGTTGTGCTCGACCACTCCACGTCActctgaacacagactgtttctgctgctctctgatagaataaaaatatttctgctgGTACCTggaaacagatttatatatgtcaacctgttgctcagaaggtgcctgttatgatgttatgatcgtggctctggacttaacaagctataaaaggtaatgccctggcagtggcaaaaagctttgcttttatatttgattagattacattaatgtttaagttgagatttacaagaaatcttttattgctgctgtgtaaagggaatactgctgggaaaaagcaaagtgtttgcaaaccccacgctattgcacttttgtgtatatagcagtacatttaaattaaaagtacgcaatacactactttagaattcattattcagttt encodes:
- the vps54 gene encoding vacuolar protein sorting-associated protein 54 isoform X2 — protein: MASSHSSSPVSRGGRDGIYHKERDLSPHRCRPVRSLPDVCPKEPTGEGRGLCDGPSVVAEHDRWTVYSSKVNLPAALNDPRLAKRESDFFTKTWGLDFAETEVMPSFYLPNITREHFGPYLQEMAQREKIHERCKAICPNKDDVDAVSSITTNHDKSRAELEQVPKIFMKPDFALDDPVTFNAVLPWSHFNSAGGKSSRDVASSKLLQEKLSHYLDVVEVSIARQISLRSEAFFHAMSSQHELQDRLQETQQAVAVLRGRTAAIDRVMCQGPLRAVRTALTRNNYVKLHNKLKLMAAVHQTQPTVQLLLSTSEFVGALELISTTKEVLQQELQGIHSFRHLGSQLCELEKLIDKMMVEDFSMYARSDLNRSLKDEPQVLEKERLESLVFGLLRQRKLDFLDIYSDEMIAAAKAIVSQCVAESVLHIEEIDTEVVTKLADQMRVMMFPQWFELLKNVFESFLLFLQRIKATLIVIKNVVQEILASSQKNRLLEEARLGASGQEAFHGPSPLQGEAELAYLTHEGLFISDALNEAQQPQQAVVLDQSSAAASRVQQSRAEAAGSNPGTTESSFCREQGFTSGENMMPTELELNRVINNIQELLHSASDVSHDRCVKVLTARAKDGSLERLSSAEFVSLSQAVEGFVRDTEELCGRRSVSLRGALQSQANRFVHRFHEERKTKLSLLLDNERWKQAEVPAEFQDLVNSIADGRITLPERKIPGSEDRKPAEFLLVNGQKYAVVGTVLLLIRIFLEYCQCVNDIPSICTDMLTRLSDLLKHFNSRSCQLVLGAGALQVVGLKTITTKNLALASRCLQLVVHYIPIIRAHFETKLQPKQYSVLRHFDHITKDYNDHISEISAKLVAIMDSLFEKVLSKYEVKAPMPSACFRNVCKQMAKMHEAISELLPEEQTQMLFLRINAGFKMHLKRQLARLGVVNDGGPQHGLVVVDVAFYTENVQALKSLERLDLNMAEIWEQKR
- the vps54 gene encoding vacuolar protein sorting-associated protein 54 isoform X1: MASSHSSSPVSRGGRDGIYHKERDLSPHRCRPVRSLPDVCPKEPTGEGRGLCDGPSVVAEHDRWTVYSSKVNLPAALNDPRLAKRESDFFTKTWGLDFAETEVMPSFYLPNITREHFGPYLQEMAQREKIHERCKAICPNKDDVDAVSSITTNHDKSRAELEQVPKIFMKPDFALDDPVTFNAVLPWSHFNSAGGKSSRDVASSKLLQEKLSHYLDVVEVSIARQISLRSEAFFHAMSSQHELQDRLQETQQAVAVLRGRTAAIDRVMCQGPLRAVRTALTRNNYVKLHNKLKLMAAVHQTQPTVQLLLSTSEFVGALELISTTKEVLQQELQGIHSFRHLGSQLCELEKLIDKMMVEDFSMYARSDLNRSLKDEPQVLEKVHRPSAASQKERLESLVFGLLRQRKLDFLDIYSDEMIAAAKAIVSQCVAESVLHIEEIDTEVVTKLADQMRVMMFPQWFELLKNVFESFLLFLQRIKATLIVIKNVVQEILASSQKNRLLEEARLGASGQEAFHGPSPLQGEAELAYLTHEGLFISDALNEAQQPQQAVVLDQSSAAASRVQQSRAEAAGSNPGTTESSFCREQGFTSGENMMPTELELNRVINNIQELLHSASDVSHDRCVKVLTARAKDGSLERLSSAEFVSLSQAVEGFVRDTEELCGRRSVSLRGALQSQANRFVHRFHEERKTKLSLLLDNERWKQAEVPAEFQDLVNSIADGRITLPERKIPGSEDRKPAEFLLVNGQKYAVVGTVLLLIRIFLEYCQCVNDIPSICTDMLTRLSDLLKHFNSRSCQLVLGAGALQVVGLKTITTKNLALASRCLQLVVHYIPIIRAHFETKLQPKQYSVLRHFDHITKDYNDHISEISAKLVAIMDSLFEKVLSKYEVKAPMPSACFRNVCKQMAKMHEAISELLPEEQTQMLFLRINAGFKMHLKRQLARLGVVNDGGPQHGLVVVDVAFYTENVQALKSLERLDLNMAEIWEQKR
- the vps54 gene encoding vacuolar protein sorting-associated protein 54 isoform X3; the protein is MCMSVSLERMSERRENCPSQFPRAQGEGRGLCDGPSVVAEHDRWTVYSSKVNLPAALNDPRLAKRESDFFTKTWGLDFAETEVMPSFYLPNITREHFGPYLQEMAQREKIHERCKAICPNKDDVDAVSSITTNHDKSRAELEQVPKIFMKPDFALDDPVTFNAVLPWSHFNSAGGKSSRDVASSKLLQEKLSHYLDVVEVSIARQISLRSEAFFHAMSSQHELQDRLQETQQAVAVLRGRTAAIDRVMCQGPLRAVRTALTRNNYVKLHNKLKLMAAVHQTQPTVQLLLSTSEFVGALELISTTKEVLQQELQGIHSFRHLGSQLCELEKLIDKMMVEDFSMYARSDLNRSLKDEPQVLEKVHRPSAASQKERLESLVFGLLRQRKLDFLDIYSDEMIAAAKAIVSQCVAESVLHIEEIDTEVVTKLADQMRVMMFPQWFELLKNVFESFLLFLQRIKATLIVIKNVVQEILASSQKNRLLEEARLGASGQEAFHGPSPLQGEAELAYLTHEGLFISDALNEAQQPQQAVVLDQSSAAASRVQQSRAEAAGSNPGTTESSFCREQGFTSGENMMPTELELNRVINNIQELLHSASDVSHDRCVKVLTARAKDGSLERLSSAEFVSLSQAVEGFVRDTEELCGRRSVSLRGALQSQANRFVHRFHEERKTKLSLLLDNERWKQAEVPAEFQDLVNSIADGRITLPERKIPGSEDRKPAEFLLVNGQKYAVVGTVLLLIRIFLEYCQCVNDIPSICTDMLTRLSDLLKHFNSRSCQLVLGAGALQVVGLKTITTKNLALASRCLQLVVHYIPIIRAHFETKLQPKQYSVLRHFDHITKDYNDHISEISAKLVAIMDSLFEKVLSKYEVKAPMPSACFRNVCKQMAKMHEAISELLPEEQTQMLFLRINAGFKMHLKRQLARLGVVNDGGPQHGLVVVDVAFYTENVQALKSLERLDLNMAEIWEQKR